GCCCAGATGCCGGAACAGGAACCCGAGGGCTTGGATCTTGTTGGCGAGTTGAATCTCGAACACCCGATCGCTCGTCACCCGCCTTTGCTTCCCGACACCCACGGTCACAGTCCGCTCACGGGTCCGAAACCGGGTGATCGCGGTTCGGGTTTCCGGAGGGATCTCCTGAACCGGGAGCGGTTGCCCGTCGGGACCGACGCAGTCCCCGACGTCGGCGAGGGTGAACTCGGCCGCGGCCCGGAGTACCTTTCGGAACGTGACCTCGGCGCGCCGGCGGCGCTCCCGGAGCACGGCCGCGATCTCCGCGCGGATCTTAACTTTTTTTAACAGCCGGTGC
This region of Gemmata massiliana genomic DNA includes:
- a CDS encoding terminase small subunit — translated: MTRKKPVPDPPPLPVEPGHEPLDPAEDAFVTEYVRHFNAGRAYRAVHPHVSRSSGHVLGHRLLKKVKIRAEIAAVLRERRRRAEVTFRKVLRAAAEFTLADVGDCVGPDGQPLPVQEIPPETRTAITRFRTRERTVTVGVGKQRRVTSDRVFEIQLANKIQALGFLFRHLGMDTSIPPLEVLFQTLPRAVAEELRAAMAQGTFRPSEDPVPIQQL